A genomic window from Pseudomonas leptonychotis includes:
- a CDS encoding phasin family protein, translated as MSKVAVKKKAVVEETSSVLSDAKVYARKIWLAGLGAYAKAGQEGSEYFKDLVKSGEGVEKQGKKLVNEQVEAANSQIDSVKSTVTSNVSSVKSKFEVQIDKIEKAFDNRVASALNRIGIPSKQDVEVLSAKLDELSALLEHVARTK; from the coding sequence ATGTCGAAAGTTGCCGTTAAAAAGAAAGCCGTCGTTGAAGAAACCAGCAGCGTGCTGAGCGACGCGAAAGTTTACGCCCGCAAAATCTGGTTGGCTGGCCTGGGCGCTTACGCCAAAGCCGGTCAGGAAGGCTCCGAATACTTCAAGGACCTCGTCAAAAGCGGCGAAGGCGTTGAAAAGCAAGGCAAAAAGCTGGTCAACGAACAAGTTGAAGCAGCTAACAGCCAGATCGACAGCGTTAAGAGCACTGTCACCAGCAACGTCAGCAGCGTGAAAAGCAAATTTGAAGTGCAGATCGACAAGATCGAGAAAGCATTTGATAACCGTGTGGCCAGCGCACTGAACCGCATTGGCATCCCATCCAAGCAGGATGTTGAAGTACTGTCTGCTAAGCTGGATGAGCTGAGCGCGTTGCTCGAGCACGTCGCGCGTACCAAATAA
- the ubiE gene encoding bifunctional demethylmenaquinone methyltransferase/2-methoxy-6-polyprenyl-1,4-benzoquinol methylase UbiE — MNDPRKNSDSEPTTHFGFQSVPESQKADKVAEVFHSVAAKYDLMNDVLSGGMHRLWKRFTIELSGVRSGNRVLDIAGGTGDLTRKFSSLVGPTGEVVLADINESMLRVGRDRLLDKGVAGNVSFVQADAEKLPFPDNHFDVVTIAFGLRNVTHKEDAIRSMLRVLKPGGRLLILEFSKPSSPLLSKFYDAYSFKFMPLAGKLITNDAESYRYLAESIRMHPDQDTLKAMMVEAGFERVTFHNMTGGIVALHRGIKP, encoded by the coding sequence ATGAACGACCCGCGCAAGAACAGCGACAGCGAACCCACCACACACTTTGGTTTCCAGAGCGTGCCAGAAAGCCAGAAGGCCGATAAAGTCGCCGAAGTTTTCCATTCGGTGGCCGCCAAATACGACCTGATGAATGACGTACTGTCCGGCGGTATGCACCGCCTGTGGAAGCGTTTCACCATCGAGCTATCTGGCGTACGCAGCGGCAATCGGGTGTTGGATATAGCCGGCGGTACGGGCGACCTGACCCGTAAATTCTCAAGCTTGGTCGGCCCGACCGGCGAAGTGGTACTGGCCGACATCAACGAGTCGATGCTGCGCGTCGGCCGTGATCGCCTGCTCGACAAGGGCGTGGCCGGCAACGTCAGCTTCGTTCAGGCCGACGCGGAAAAGCTGCCGTTCCCGGACAACCACTTCGACGTGGTGACCATCGCTTTCGGCCTGCGCAACGTCACCCACAAAGAAGACGCCATTCGCTCGATGCTGCGGGTACTCAAGCCCGGCGGCCGTTTGCTGATCCTGGAGTTTTCCAAGCCGTCCAGCCCGCTGCTGTCGAAGTTCTACGACGCCTACTCGTTCAAGTTCATGCCGCTGGCCGGCAAGCTGATCACCAATGATGCCGAAAGCTACCGTTACCTGGCCGAGTCGATCCGTATGCACCCGGATCAGGACACCCTCAAGGCCATGATGGTTGAAGCCGGTTTCGAGCGTGTGACCTTCCACAACATGACCGGCGGCATCGTCGCCCTGCACCGTGGCATCAAGCCCTGA
- a CDS encoding polyhydroxyalkanoic acid system family protein, with protein sequence MAKITIERPHNLGREVAREKAEQLAERLARQYDVRYRWNGDSLEFKRSGADGRIEVHENSVRVQLSLGLLLSAMSSSIKREIEEVLDKNLQA encoded by the coding sequence ATGGCCAAGATCACGATTGAACGCCCCCACAACCTAGGCCGCGAAGTGGCGCGGGAGAAAGCCGAGCAACTGGCCGAGCGCCTGGCTCGTCAATATGACGTGCGCTATCGCTGGAATGGCGACAGCTTAGAGTTCAAACGCAGCGGTGCCGACGGTCGTATCGAGGTGCATGAGAACAGTGTGCGCGTGCAGCTCAGCCTGGGTCTGTTGCTGTCGGCGATGAGCAGCAGTATCAAGCGCGAAATTGAAGAGGTGTTGGATAAAAATCTTCAGGCCTGA